The Saprospiraceae bacterium genome includes a window with the following:
- a CDS encoding hydroxyacid dehydrogenase translates to MHPLLNDRRVLITDKVHPLLIEGLKESGYDVLYDTSVENAQLKDIVQLFTGIVINSKIRMDKSMIDLGVKLKFIGRLGSGLEIIDVAYAKRKKIKVLNSPEGNRNAVAEHEMGMLLALMNNLLQADRQVRDKVWERELNRGTELKGKTLGIIGLGHTGSTLALKLSSWGLKVLSYDKYRERYPASLRFVEKCGLKELCEKSDIISLHLPLTEETTHLINADFLDNCKDGVIISNTSRGAVMDTVALISALESGKVSAACLDVFENEKPETFSKEENMLYQKLYKMDQVILSPHIAGWTKESLEGIAAVLLDKIRKSFS, encoded by the coding sequence ATGCACCCACTTCTCAACGATCGCCGTGTGCTGATTACAGATAAAGTACACCCCTTACTCATAGAAGGTCTCAAAGAATCCGGATACGATGTATTATATGATACTTCTGTCGAAAATGCACAACTCAAAGACATAGTCCAGCTCTTTACAGGCATAGTTATCAACAGTAAGATCCGAATGGACAAATCGATGATAGACCTTGGCGTAAAGTTGAAGTTTATCGGACGGCTAGGATCGGGCCTTGAGATCATAGATGTAGCATATGCCAAAAGAAAGAAAATAAAAGTTCTCAACTCGCCTGAAGGCAACCGAAATGCAGTTGCAGAACATGAAATGGGCATGCTTTTGGCTTTGATGAATAACCTCCTTCAGGCAGACAGACAAGTGCGGGATAAAGTATGGGAGCGGGAATTAAACAGAGGAACAGAACTGAAAGGCAAGACATTGGGGATCATTGGATTGGGGCACACAGGCAGTACCTTAGCGCTCAAACTGTCGTCGTGGGGACTAAAAGTACTATCTTATGACAAATACAGGGAGCGATATCCGGCTTCACTGCGTTTTGTGGAGAAGTGCGGCTTAAAGGAGCTGTGCGAAAAGAGTGATATAATATCTTTGCACCTGCCTTTGACGGAAGAGACAACACATCTTATAAATGCAGATTTTCTGGATAATTGTAAAGATGGAGTGATTATCTCCAATACTTCAAGGGGTGCAGTTATGGATACAGTAGCTTTGATTTCAGCATTAGAATCGGGAAAAGTAAGTGCAGCATGTCTGGATGTTTTTGAAAACGAAAAACCGGAAACTTTTTCTAAAGAAGAAAACATGCTATATCAGAAATTGTATAAAATGGATCAGGTAATACTGAGTCCGCACATAGCAGGTTGGACAAAGGAGTCATTAGAAGGAATAGCCGCTGTTTTATTGGATAAAATCAGAAAATCATTCAGCTAA